A stretch of the Salmo salar chromosome ssa20, Ssal_v3.1, whole genome shotgun sequence genome encodes the following:
- the LOC123729173 gene encoding signal peptide, CUB and EGF-like domain-containing protein 3, which produces MGGPDPRSDENRPWSDWSYLLFSGFFCGFPGLSAVSGQCITGYLCHSGAVSPKPEDGVTGERCPQGHYCPEGLAAAPRPCPLGYYSNTTRNTQLSDCLPCPAGFICASRGLSLPSHLCPAGSYCPYRHNSSLPGSITCSAGHMCPLGSAIQVPCVPGTYQDQPGQAECFTCPAGFYCAGSVHPNTEQGAGTHMPTPCLKGHYCPPGTRSGVEYPCPAGTFSGQTSTSNKSGCVPCPPGKYCSSAGMYGP; this is translated from the exons ATGGGAGGACCTGATCCAAGATCAGATGAAAACAGGCCCTGGTCTGATTGGTCCTACCTCCTTTTCTCAGGGTTTTTCTGTGGCTTTCCTGGACTGAGTGCCGTATCGGGCCAATGCATCACTGGCTATCTTTGCCACTCTGGAGCAGTATCCCCGAAACCAGAAGACGGTGTGACCGGTGAACGGTGTCCCCAAGGTCATTACTGTCCAGAGGGCTTGGCTGCAGCGCCACGTCCCTGTCCTCTAGGATATTACAGCAAcaccaccaggaacacacaaCTCTCTGActgcctgccctgccctgcag GGTTCATTTGTGCCAGCAGAgggctctccctcccttctcatcTCTGCCCGGCTGGCTCCTACTGCCCATACAGACACAACTCCAGCCTCCCTGGATCTATCACCTGCTCAGCTGGGCATATGTGCCCACTTGGCAGTGCCATCCAGGTTCCCTGTGTGCCAGGGACTTACCAGGATCAACCTGGGCAG GCAGAGTGTTTTACCTGTCCAGCAGGGTTTTACTGTGCAGGCTCAGTACATCCTAACACAGAACAGGGGGCGGGAACACACATGCCAACCCCTTGTCTGAAGGGACACTACTGCCCCCCAG GCACACGGTCTGGTGTGGAGTACCCATGCCCAGCTGGCACGTTTAGTGGGCAGACCAGCACATCTAATAAGAGTGGGTGTGTGCCCTGCCCTCCAGGGAAGTACTGCAGCTCTGCAGG CATGTATGGTCCTTGA